Genomic window (Ruminococcus flavefaciens AE3010):
GACGACGAAGTTGCAGAGCAGGTAAGTGCAGCACTGAAGGCTCGTACAGGCGTTAAGCCTGCAAGAGTTGTGGTTCACCCCGACGGCGGACTGAATACTCGTTCCGAGCACAAGTCAAGACGTGTTATCGACGAGAGAAACATTGACTACAGCATCTGATGGTGCTATAATTAAATTATGACACAAACCGTAGGGGACGGCGTCCTCGACGTCCCATGATACGTTATGCGGGCTGTCGGGGACGCCAGCCCCTACATTTTTCTGATTAAGGAGAAAAAATATGCCAGAGCTTTCAAACCGCACAGCCACCTTTACCGATTCCGTCATCAGACGTATGACGAGAATTTCCAATAAATACGGCGCAGTCAATCTCTCACAGGGCTTCCCCGACTTTGAGCCGCCGAGAGAGATACTGGACCGCCTTGCGGAAGTCACCCGTGAGGACTTCCACCAGTATTCCATAACATGGGGAGCTCAGAACTTCCGTGAAGCCCTTGCGGAAAAGCAGTCCCGCCTTATGGGACGTCCTATCGACCCCAACGGCGAGATAGTTGTCACCTGCGGAAGCACAGAAGCCATGATGGCTGCCATGATGTCCGTTACCAATCCCGGAGACAAGGTCATAGTGTTCTCGCCATTCTATGAGAACTACGGCGCAGATACCATACTTTCGGGCGCTGAGCCTATTTATGTCCCCCTTATACCGCCTGAGTTCAGCTTTGACGCAGACGTGCTTGAAGCCGCTTTCAAGCAGCACCCCAAGGCACTTATACTCTGCAATCCCTCCAACCCATGCGGTAAAGTTTTCACATTGGAAGAGCTGCAAATAATCGCAGACCTTGCCAAGAAGTACGACACATTCGTTATCACCGATGAGGTATATGAGCATATCGTCTATGCTCCCCACAAGCATGTTTACTTTGCAAGCCTGCCCGATATGTGGGAGAGAACTATCTCCTGCTCCTCACTGTCCAAGACCTACTCTATCACAGGCTGGCGTCTCGGATATGTCATAGCTCCGCCGAATATCATCGACACAGTGAAGAAAGTCCACGACTTCCTCACAGTAGGCGCTGCCGCACCGTTACAGGAGGCTGCCGTTACGGGACTTCGCTTCGGTGACGACTACTACAAGTGGTTACAGGACAAGTACACCGAGAAGCGTGACCTCTTCCTCAACGGTCTTGACCGCATAGGCATTCAGCATACCGTACCTCAGGGAGCTTACTACATACTCCTCGATATATCGGAGTTCGGCTATAAGAGCGACCTTGTGTTCTGCGAAAAGCTGGCTGAATATGTGGGCGTGGGAGCAGTACCCGGTTCAAGCTTCTTCAAGGAGCCCGAGAACCGCTATATCCGCTTCCACTATGCAAAGAAGAACGAAACTCTCGAAAATGCGCTGGAGCGTCTTAACGATATCAGGAAGAAAATGCCGAAGGAATAAAGCAAAAGGGCTGCAATTGCAGCCCTTTCCTTATTTCTTCTTTACTGTGTAGACCTTGTCTATCCTGTCGTATTGGTGTGAAAAGCTTCCTGTATAGAAATGATTTACTTCGCCGTTTTCGTCCACGACCTCGTATTCTTCATGTACCTCGCCGTTTTCATCTACGCTCACTGTTCCTGACTTTATCACATTCTTCTGACGGCTGGTCTGATTAAATGTTACGCCGTCGGCTGTGGCGCAAATGTCGGAATAGATACCGTCCTCAACTATTGGGTAGGTTATGCCCAGCTCGGGTATCACGCAATATACAGGCATTCTGAAATCGCTGCTCCTGTGCCCGATGAACAGCTTTCCGTCGTATACCGCCATTTCGCTGCCAAAATCATCAACGTCAAGGATACAGTGCTCCATTTTTTCAAGGTTATAGATGTGGAGCTTCACGTTGTTGTAAAGTATGGCAAGCTTCTGGTCGGCATAGACGATACGTCCTGTAGTAAGAGGTGTACTGATACGGTAATAGTCGTTTATAAGCTCATATTTACGCTTGCCGTCGGGCTTCACGAGGTAGGAATAAACGCCGCCGAAGCAGTCGCTTGCCATTATCCTGCCCTCGGGGACGTCTATATCGCTCTCCTGCACAAATTCATCCTTGTCGGTGTCGTATTTGTAGATCACAGTGCCTTTTTCGCTGACATTATGATATTCCTGAAGCTCTGCATTTCCCGAATCATTGGTATGCAGCCATATAGTTATATCTATGTCGGCAGCTTCATAAAGAGTCTTTTCCTCTCCCGTTTCAAGGTCAATGCGCTTAACTGTGCTTGTGGGAGTGTTTCCGTCCTTGCCGCTGTATGCGAAGAAAAGGCTGCCCT
Coding sequences:
- a CDS encoding pyridoxal phosphate-dependent aminotransferase — protein: MPELSNRTATFTDSVIRRMTRISNKYGAVNLSQGFPDFEPPREILDRLAEVTREDFHQYSITWGAQNFREALAEKQSRLMGRPIDPNGEIVVTCGSTEAMMAAMMSVTNPGDKVIVFSPFYENYGADTILSGAEPIYVPLIPPEFSFDADVLEAAFKQHPKALILCNPSNPCGKVFTLEELQIIADLAKKYDTFVITDEVYEHIVYAPHKHVYFASLPDMWERTISCSSLSKTYSITGWRLGYVIAPPNIIDTVKKVHDFLTVGAAAPLQEAAVTGLRFGDDYYKWLQDKYTEKRDLFLNGLDRIGIQHTVPQGAYYILLDISEFGYKSDLVFCEKLAEYVGVGAVPGSSFFKEPENRYIRFHYAKKNETLENALERLNDIRKKMPKE